Proteins encoded together in one Polaribacter reichenbachii window:
- a CDS encoding HEPN domain-containing protein yields the protein MKSFETEIENPIVEKDIIELADKIAAFNNLQIDEEKFRSLRLARGVYGQRQAGVQMIRIKLPYGKVKSNQLRRISEVSDEYSRGRLHITTRQDIQIHYVDLNRTPELWAELEKDDVTLREACGNVVRNVTASETAGIDVNEPFDVSPYADALYKFFLRNPICQEMGRKFKVSFSSTDEDTGLSYLHDLGFIAKIENGIRGFKVMVAGGLGSQPRHAETLYEFLPSDKIIPVMEGVLRIFDRYGERKSRAKARMKFLLKDIGLEAFRDLIAQEQKAIELKTVAIDADAYVASTPVSVDVPQVEIKNQEAFELWKSTNLIPQKQEGFVAIGIKVLLGDFYTDKARLLADLVDEYAAGEIRLTLRQNIVIPFVKEDLVPYFYQELEKLGFVEAGYNKAVDITACPGTDTCNLGIASSTGIAEELEKVIAAEYPQYLKNEDLVIKISGCMNACGQHNMANIGFQGMTVRTPDKLVAPALQVLLGGGNLGDGNGVFADKVVKVPSRRGPEALRRILNDFEANANGKQFVDYYKEQGEKYFYNFLNDLQDATNLTQEDFIDWGESEKYVKEIGIGECAGVVIDLIATLFLESEEKIDNAKDALENGVYSGSIYYTYQSIVNSAKASLLAENKKTNTHASIIAQFDDLFVTSGKINLGTSFSELIYQINKYAPTKEFAEKYINDANTFLQKVRAYREAETTVAQ from the coding sequence ATGAAAAGTTTTGAAACAGAAATAGAAAATCCGATTGTAGAAAAAGATATTATTGAATTGGCAGATAAAATTGCTGCATTCAATAACCTACAAATTGATGAGGAAAAATTCAGAAGTCTTCGTTTAGCAAGAGGAGTTTACGGTCAGCGTCAAGCAGGCGTACAAATGATTCGTATAAAACTGCCTTATGGTAAAGTGAAGAGTAATCAATTACGCAGAATTTCTGAAGTTTCTGATGAATATTCTAGAGGTAGATTGCATATTACAACGCGTCAAGATATTCAAATTCATTATGTAGATCTAAACAGAACTCCAGAATTGTGGGCAGAGTTAGAAAAAGATGATGTTACATTAAGAGAAGCTTGTGGTAATGTGGTTAGAAACGTAACAGCATCAGAAACTGCAGGTATAGATGTTAACGAGCCTTTTGATGTTTCTCCTTATGCAGATGCATTGTATAAATTCTTTTTACGTAACCCAATTTGTCAAGAAATGGGACGTAAATTTAAAGTTTCATTTTCTTCTACGGATGAAGATACAGGCTTGTCTTATTTACACGATTTAGGTTTTATCGCTAAAATTGAAAACGGAATAAGAGGTTTTAAAGTAATGGTAGCGGGTGGTTTAGGTTCGCAACCAAGACACGCAGAAACTTTATACGAGTTTTTACCATCAGACAAAATAATTCCGGTAATGGAAGGTGTTTTAAGAATTTTTGATAGATATGGTGAGCGTAAAAGTAGGGCCAAAGCAAGAATGAAATTCTTATTAAAAGATATCGGTTTAGAAGCTTTTAGAGATTTAATTGCACAAGAACAAAAAGCAATTGAATTAAAAACGGTTGCCATAGATGCAGACGCTTATGTTGCTTCAACTCCTGTTTCTGTTGATGTGCCTCAGGTTGAAATTAAAAACCAAGAAGCATTTGAATTATGGAAATCGACTAATTTAATTCCCCAAAAACAAGAAGGTTTTGTAGCAATCGGAATTAAAGTTTTATTAGGAGATTTTTACACAGACAAAGCAAGATTATTAGCAGATTTAGTTGATGAATATGCAGCAGGAGAAATTAGATTAACATTACGTCAGAATATTGTGATTCCTTTTGTTAAGGAAGACTTGGTTCCTTATTTTTATCAAGAACTAGAAAAATTAGGTTTTGTTGAGGCAGGGTATAACAAAGCAGTAGATATTACAGCTTGTCCAGGAACAGATACATGTAATTTAGGTATTGCAAGTAGTACAGGAATTGCAGAAGAGTTAGAGAAAGTGATTGCTGCAGAATATCCTCAATACTTAAAAAACGAAGATCTTGTTATTAAGATTAGTGGTTGTATGAATGCTTGTGGGCAACACAATATGGCTAATATTGGTTTTCAAGGGATGACAGTAAGAACGCCAGACAAATTAGTTGCACCAGCATTGCAAGTTTTATTAGGTGGTGGTAATTTAGGTGATGGAAATGGTGTTTTTGCAGATAAAGTTGTAAAAGTACCAAGTAGAAGAGGCCCAGAAGCATTAAGAAGAATCTTAAACGATTTTGAAGCCAATGCAAACGGAAAACAATTTGTTGATTATTATAAAGAACAAGGAGAAAAATATTTCTATAATTTCTTAAACGATTTACAAGACGCAACTAATTTAACCCAAGAAGATTTTATTGATTGGGGAGAGTCTGAAAAGTATGTAAAAGAAATCGGAATTGGAGAGTGTGCAGGTGTTGTTATCGATTTAATTGCTACTTTGTTTTTAGAAAGTGAAGAGAAAATTGATAATGCAAAAGATGCCTTAGAAAACGGAGTGTATTCTGGTTCAATTTATTATACATATCAATCAATAGTAAATTCTGCAAAAGCATCATTATTAGCAGAAAATAAGAAAACGAATACACACGCAAGTATAATAGCGCAATTCGATGATTTATTTGTAACATCTGGTAAAATAAATTTAGGTACATCTTTTTCAGAGTTGATTTATCAAATTAATAAATATGCACCAACAAAAGAGTTTGCTGAGAAATATATAAATGATGCAAATACATTTTTACAAAAAGTAAGAGCTTATAGAGAAGCAGAAACTACAGTTGCACAATAA
- the cobA gene encoding uroporphyrinogen-III C-methyltransferase: MSLKTPKLTVVGAGPGDVDLITIKAIKVLKTADVVLYDALVNEELLDYINPEAEQIFVGKRRGCYRYQQEQINELIVERAKTSGHVVRLKGGDPFIFGRGAEEMEYAANNGLETAIVPGISSSLAVPAYQNIPLTKRGSSESFWVITGTTKEHKISSDIELAAKSNATVVVLMGMSKLPQIVKLFQAQGKNNLPVAIIQNGTRADEKIGIGTVDTIENVVVENELRNPAIIVLGDVVKHRQVILDIQQEYATQLKE, encoded by the coding sequence ATGAGTTTAAAAACGCCAAAATTAACGGTTGTAGGTGCTGGTCCTGGAGATGTAGATTTAATTACAATAAAAGCAATTAAAGTTTTAAAAACTGCAGATGTTGTTTTATACGATGCTTTAGTAAATGAAGAATTACTAGATTACATCAATCCAGAAGCAGAGCAAATTTTTGTAGGTAAACGTAGAGGCTGCTATCGTTATCAACAAGAACAAATTAACGAATTAATTGTAGAAAGAGCTAAAACTTCTGGACACGTAGTTCGTTTAAAAGGTGGAGACCCATTTATTTTTGGTAGAGGAGCAGAAGAAATGGAATATGCTGCAAATAATGGTTTAGAAACAGCAATTGTTCCAGGTATTTCATCTTCTTTAGCAGTGCCTGCATATCAAAATATACCTTTAACAAAAAGAGGGAGTTCAGAAAGTTTTTGGGTAATTACGGGTACAACAAAAGAGCATAAAATATCATCAGATATCGAATTGGCAGCAAAGTCTAATGCAACAGTAGTGGTGTTAATGGGCATGAGTAAGTTGCCTCAAATTGTAAAATTATTTCAAGCTCAAGGTAAAAATAATTTACCAGTTGCTATTATTCAAAATGGCACAAGAGCTGATGAAAAAATCGGAATAGGCACTGTAGATACTATCGAAAATGTTGTTGTAGAAAACGAATTAAGAAATCCTGCAATTATTGTTTTGGGAGATGTTGTAAAACATCGTCAAGTCATTTTAGATATTCAACAAGAATATGCAACTCAATTAAAAGAATAG
- a CDS encoding precorrin-2 dehydrogenase/sirohydrochlorin ferrochelatase family protein, translated as MERNNLYPIFLKTKNLQVLIVGGGFVAEEKLTFLLKSSPDANVTIVSPMFREGTVTLSKKGNVKLIQKKYSKKYLKGKHIVVATTDIPKINETVYSHCRKRSILVNVADNPPYCDFYMGGIVTKGNVKVAISTNGKSPTTAKRLRQFFEEVIPENIDDLVKNLNEYRKTIKGDFEEKVEKLNEFTKSLVQK; from the coding sequence TTGGAAAGAAATAATTTATATCCTATTTTTTTAAAAACCAAAAACTTACAAGTATTAATTGTTGGTGGAGGTTTTGTGGCAGAAGAAAAACTAACGTTTTTGTTAAAATCGAGCCCAGATGCTAATGTAACAATTGTATCACCAATGTTTAGAGAAGGTACAGTAACTTTGTCAAAAAAAGGGAATGTAAAACTTATTCAAAAAAAGTATAGTAAAAAGTATTTAAAAGGGAAGCACATTGTTGTGGCAACAACCGATATTCCTAAAATTAACGAAACAGTTTACAGCCATTGTAGAAAAAGAAGTATTTTAGTTAATGTTGCAGATAATCCACCATATTGCGATTTTTATATGGGAGGAATTGTAACAAAAGGAAATGTAAAAGTGGCAATTTCTACAAACGGAAAATCGCCAACAACAGCTAAAAGATTACGTCAGTTTTTCGAAGAAGTAATTCCAGAAAATATTGATGATTTAGTAAAGAATTTAAACGAGTATAGAAAAACCATCAAAGGAGACTTTGAGGAAAAAGTAGAAAAGCTAAACGAATTCACAAAAAGTTTAGTACAGAAATAA
- a CDS encoding NAD(P)/FAD-dependent oxidoreductase, translating to MITTDILIIGAGPTGLFTIFEAGLLKLKCHLIDALPQPGGQCSEIYPKKPIYDIPAYPEILAGDLTDKLLEQTKQFEPGFTLGERAETIDKQDDGTFIVTTNKGTKHHAKIVAIAGGLGSFEPRKPAIDNLIKFEDNGVEYIIKEPELYRDKKVVISGGGDSALDWAIFLSDVASEVTLIHRRNEFRGALDSVEKAQELKNLGKINIITPAEVKGIIGDDKVTGVVVEKKGEDAAIIDTDHFIPLFGLSPKLGPIANWGLEIEKNAIKVNNALDYQTNIPGIYAIGDVNTYPGKLKLILCGFHEATLMCQSAYKRIFPDKKYVMKYTTVGGVQGFDGTKKEAPKAVVKAIE from the coding sequence ATGATTACAACAGATATATTAATTATCGGAGCAGGACCAACAGGATTATTCACAATTTTCGAAGCAGGTTTATTAAAATTAAAATGTCATTTAATAGATGCGTTACCACAACCAGGTGGTCAATGTTCAGAAATTTATCCAAAGAAACCAATTTATGATATTCCTGCCTATCCAGAAATTTTAGCAGGCGATTTAACAGACAAACTGTTAGAACAAACTAAGCAATTCGAGCCAGGTTTTACTTTAGGAGAAAGAGCAGAAACTATAGATAAACAAGATGATGGTACTTTTATTGTAACTACAAATAAGGGCACAAAACATCACGCAAAAATTGTTGCTATTGCAGGTGGTTTAGGTTCTTTTGAGCCAAGAAAACCAGCTATTGATAACTTAATAAAGTTCGAAGATAATGGAGTAGAATACATTATTAAAGAGCCAGAATTATACAGAGATAAAAAAGTGGTGATTTCTGGAGGTGGAGATTCTGCTTTAGATTGGGCAATTTTCTTATCAGATGTTGCATCAGAAGTAACTTTAATTCACAGAAGAAACGAATTTAGAGGCGCTTTAGATTCAGTAGAAAAAGCACAAGAATTAAAAAACTTGGGTAAAATCAACATTATAACTCCAGCCGAAGTAAAAGGAATTATTGGCGATGATAAAGTTACAGGTGTAGTTGTAGAGAAAAAAGGCGAAGATGCTGCAATTATAGATACAGATCACTTTATCCCTTTATTTGGTTTATCACCAAAATTAGGGCCAATTGCAAACTGGGGCCTAGAAATCGAAAAAAATGCAATTAAAGTAAATAACGCTTTAGATTATCAAACAAATATTCCAGGAATTTACGCTATTGGAGATGTAAACACCTATCCAGGAAAATTAAAATTGATTCTTTGTGGTTTTCATGAAGCAACTTTAATGTGTCAAAGTGCATACAAAAGAATTTTTCCAGACAAGAAATATGTAATGAAGTATACAACAGTAGGTGGTGTACAAGGATTTGATGGTACAAAGAAAGAAGCACCAAAAGCAGTTGTAAAAGCAATAGAATAG
- a CDS encoding 2Fe-2S iron-sulfur cluster-binding protein: MSVDINIKITDRNGETHEIVAPTDMAMNLMEVVRSYELAEEGTIGICGGMAMCASCQCYVKSDHELPEMTDDEDAMLAEAFNVEDNSRLGCQIQMTPELEGLEVELAPES; this comes from the coding sequence ATGAGTGTAGATATTAACATAAAAATAACCGATAGAAATGGCGAAACACATGAAATTGTTGCGCCAACAGATATGGCAATGAACCTTATGGAAGTTGTTCGTTCTTACGAGTTAGCAGAAGAAGGTACTATTGGTATTTGTGGAGGAATGGCAATGTGTGCCTCTTGCCAATGTTATGTAAAATCTGATCACGAATTACCAGAAATGACAGACGATGAAGATGCAATGTTAGCAGAAGCATTTAATGTAGAAGATAATAGTAGATTAGGTTGTCAAATACAAATGACACCAGAATTAGAAGGTTTAGAAGTAGAATTAGCGCCAGAAAGCTAG
- the epsC gene encoding serine O-acetyltransferase EpsC, protein MKQSEQIKEATQLIGAKNYSMCLRDAVEVFTKQLINNLFDVNDLAESGADTRNKFLQILRRLSVEKGEHLWSEYKSFFVEIREKLDLDAIAAEKNDPACKSLEEVYLAYPGFYAIAVHRLSHQLLKLEVPVLPRMMSEFAHSTTGTDIHPGAEIGDSFFIDHATGIVIGETTIIKNDVSIYQGVTLGGIQVKKSLASTKRHPTIESGVVIYANATILGGDVIIGANSVIGANVCVTESILENSVVTVQSENNIFQKRN, encoded by the coding sequence ATGAAACAATCAGAACAAATAAAAGAAGCAACCCAATTAATTGGTGCTAAAAATTACAGCATGTGTTTAAGAGACGCTGTTGAGGTTTTTACCAAACAATTAATTAATAATTTGTTCGATGTAAATGATTTAGCAGAAAGTGGTGCAGATACCAGAAATAAGTTTTTACAAATACTAAGAAGATTATCTGTAGAAAAAGGTGAGCATCTTTGGAGCGAGTATAAAAGTTTCTTTGTAGAAATTAGAGAGAAATTAGATTTAGATGCCATAGCTGCAGAAAAAAATGATCCTGCTTGCAAAAGTTTAGAAGAAGTCTATTTGGCTTATCCTGGGTTTTATGCAATTGCTGTACATCGTTTAAGTCATCAATTGCTAAAATTAGAAGTTCCTGTTTTGCCAAGAATGATGAGCGAATTTGCACATAGTACAACAGGTACAGATATTCATCCTGGTGCAGAAATTGGCGATTCATTTTTTATAGATCACGCAACAGGTATTGTAATAGGAGAAACAACCATTATTAAAAATGATGTTTCTATTTATCAAGGAGTAACTTTAGGAGGTATCCAAGTTAAAAAGAGTTTGGCATCAACTAAAAGACATCCAACTATAGAAAGTGGCGTTGTTATTTACGCAAATGCTACTATTTTAGGTGGTGATGTAATTATTGGCGCAAATTCTGTTATTGGCGCAAATGTTTGTGTTACAGAATCAATTTTAGAAAATTCTGTAGTAACTGTACAATCAGAAAATAATATTTTTCAAAAAAGAAATTAA
- the cysM gene encoding cysteine synthase CysM — MQTKSIIDFVGNTPLVEARNIFKKEGVTLLLKLEGNNPGGSVKDRAAYYMISEAIKRKNIKQGDTLVEATSGNTGIALALMAKVLGVNMVITMPENSTIERVKTMRAYGAKVILTPADKGMEGAIDHALKLKYKKGYFRLNQFDNFDNPKAHYKTTGPEIWRDTEGEVTHFVSAMGTTGTITGVSDFLKEKNENITIIGAQPKDGARIPGIRKWKEEYLPAIFNLKKIDQVLEVSEEEAREMTIRLAKEEGIFAGMSSGGSVATALKVANSIDKGVVVAIICDRGDRYLSSDIYQ; from the coding sequence ATGCAGACAAAAAGTATCATAGATTTTGTAGGAAATACACCTTTGGTGGAAGCAAGAAATATCTTTAAAAAAGAAGGAGTTACTTTATTATTAAAATTAGAAGGTAACAATCCTGGAGGAAGTGTAAAAGATAGAGCTGCTTATTATATGATTTCTGAAGCCATCAAAAGAAAAAATATTAAACAAGGAGATACTTTAGTAGAAGCTACAAGTGGTAATACAGGTATTGCTTTAGCTTTAATGGCAAAAGTTTTGGGTGTAAATATGGTAATAACAATGCCAGAAAACTCAACTATAGAAAGAGTTAAAACAATGCGTGCTTATGGTGCAAAAGTAATTTTAACTCCTGCTGATAAAGGTATGGAAGGTGCAATTGATCACGCATTAAAATTAAAATATAAAAAAGGATATTTTCGATTAAATCAATTCGACAATTTCGATAATCCAAAGGCACATTACAAAACAACTGGTCCAGAAATCTGGAGAGATACAGAAGGCGAAGTAACGCATTTTGTTTCTGCAATGGGTACAACTGGTACAATTACAGGTGTTTCAGATTTCTTAAAAGAAAAAAACGAAAACATTACAATTATTGGTGCACAGCCTAAAGATGGTGCAAGAATTCCTGGTATCAGAAAATGGAAAGAAGAATATTTGCCAGCTATTTTTAATTTAAAAAAAATAGATCAAGTATTAGAAGTAAGTGAAGAAGAAGCAAGAGAAATGACTATTCGTCTAGCAAAAGAAGAAGGTATTTTTGCAGGTATGAGTAGTGGGGGATCTGTTGCAACAGCATTAAAAGTAGCAAACTCAATAGATAAAGGAGTTGTTGTAGCAATCATTTGCGATAGAGGAGATAGATACTTATCATCAGATATCTATCAGTAA
- a CDS encoding homocysteine S-methyltransferase family protein, producing MSNIYKALQERILVLDGAMGTMLQAYKFTEEDFRGERFKDYPTPLQGNNDLLSITQPEAIKTIHGKYFEAGADIIETNTFSGTTIAMADYQMEDLVYELNYQSAKIAKEVADEFTAKEPHKPRFVAGSIGPTNRTASMSPDVNDPGYRAVTFDELRIAYKQQAEALMDGGADILLVETVFDTLNAKAALFAIEQVKEERAIEIPVMLSGTITDASGRTLSGQTAEAFLISVSHIPLLSVGFNCALGANLLQPHLEAIANKTEFAVSAHPNAGLPNAFGEYDETPEEMGEQIEEYLKKNLINIIGGCCGTSPDHIRVIADIAAKYKPREAVTVSTVESSL from the coding sequence ATGTCAAACATATACAAAGCTTTACAAGAGAGAATTTTAGTTTTAGATGGTGCTATGGGTACTATGCTACAAGCTTATAAATTTACAGAAGAAGATTTTAGAGGAGAACGCTTTAAAGATTACCCAACACCTTTGCAGGGTAATAACGATTTATTGTCTATAACGCAACCAGAGGCTATAAAAACTATTCACGGAAAATATTTTGAAGCTGGTGCAGATATTATAGAAACCAATACTTTTTCTGGAACTACAATTGCAATGGCAGATTATCAGATGGAAGATTTAGTGTACGAGCTAAATTATCAATCTGCAAAAATAGCCAAAGAAGTTGCTGATGAATTTACAGCAAAAGAACCACATAAACCACGTTTTGTAGCAGGCTCTATTGGGCCAACCAACAGAACTGCAAGTATGTCTCCAGATGTTAATGATCCTGGTTATAGAGCTGTAACTTTCGATGAATTAAGAATTGCTTACAAACAGCAAGCAGAAGCTTTAATGGATGGCGGAGCAGATATCTTATTAGTAGAAACTGTTTTTGATACCTTAAATGCAAAAGCAGCTTTATTTGCAATAGAGCAAGTAAAAGAAGAAAGAGCTATCGAAATTCCTGTAATGTTAAGTGGTACAATTACAGATGCTTCTGGTAGAACTTTATCGGGACAAACAGCAGAGGCATTTTTAATTTCTGTTTCTCATATTCCATTACTTTCAGTAGGATTTAATTGTGCTTTAGGAGCCAATTTATTACAACCCCATTTAGAGGCAATTGCCAATAAAACTGAGTTTGCAGTTTCTGCACATCCAAATGCAGGTTTACCAAATGCTTTTGGTGAGTATGATGAAACCCCAGAAGAAATGGGAGAACAGATTGAAGAATATTTAAAGAAAAATCTAATCAATATTATTGGGGGTTGTTGTGGTACATCACCAGATCATATTCGTGTAATTGCAGATATTGCTGCTAAATATAAACCTAGAGAAGCTGTAACTGTCAGTACAGTAGAAAGTTCTTTATAA
- a CDS encoding vitamin B12 dependent-methionine synthase activation domain-containing protein, with the protein MKIMQSKYMKLSGLEPLILNENSNFINVGERTNVAGSRKFLRLIKEEKFDEALDIARHQVDGGAQIVDINMDDGLLDGKEAMVRFLNLIAAEPDICRVPMMIDSSKWEIIEAGLQVVQGKCVVNSISLKEGEDKFIKEAKLIKKYGAAVIVMAFDEVGQADNYERRIEIAKRSYDILVNKVNFPSEDIIFDLNIFPVATGMDEHRKNAIDFIEATRWVRQNLENVSVSGGVSNVSFSFRGNNGVREAMHSVFLYYAIQAGMNMGIVNPAMLEVYDDIPKDLLEHIEDVILDRREDATERLLDFAETVKGSKVGKTVDLSWRENPLQDRITHALVKGIDAFIIEDVEEARQEAEKPIEVIEGNLMIGMNVVGDLFGAGKMFLPQVVKSARVMKKAVGYLNPFIEEAKKEAPKSPKGTLHWKTTDPLNYSLLLEYSKKMRNQPTEAESLLWDVLSNKKLDGYKFRRQHIIGNYIADFICLKTNLIVEVDGSIHQLPENKVSDKERTEWLENEGYRVLRFTNQQVLSNLDFVLEKIKANLAIPPLGARGPLGKILMATVKGDVHDIGKNIVSVVLGCNNYEIVDLGVMVPPEKIIEAAKKENVDAIGLSGLITPSLDEMVYLAKEMERQNFELPLLIGGATTSKAHTAVKIDTQYKNAVVHVNDASRAVTVVGDLLNKKTNNEYVAKLKKDYDEFRTKFLKRGKEKSYISIDEARKRRYKIDWKTSEIVKPRELGIQTLEQLSLKELVPFIDWSPFFRSWDLHGKFPDILTDKVVGEQASIMYEEAQQMIKEIIAKQLLKPKAIFGLFEANTINEDDISVHKKGGEEFVFRTLRQQLKKREGIPNIALSDFVAPKETGKTDYMGAFCVGIFGAQELADSYKAKEDDYNAIMAQAIADRFAEAFAEYLHKQIRIKHWGYSADEELTNDDLIKENYKGIRPAPGYPACPDHLEKETIWDLLDVENQIGVTLTESLAMWPAAAVSGYYFANKEAKYFGLGKITDDQVTDYSERKGITKEKARKWLHPSLAQE; encoded by the coding sequence ATGAAGATAATGCAGAGCAAATACATGAAATTATCAGGATTAGAACCACTAATCTTGAACGAAAATAGCAATTTTATAAATGTTGGAGAACGTACAAATGTTGCAGGTTCTCGTAAGTTTTTACGATTAATTAAGGAAGAAAAATTTGATGAAGCTTTAGATATTGCACGTCATCAAGTTGATGGAGGAGCGCAAATCGTTGACATTAATATGGATGATGGACTTCTTGATGGAAAAGAAGCAATGGTTCGTTTTTTAAACTTAATTGCTGCAGAACCAGATATTTGTAGAGTGCCAATGATGATTGATAGTTCTAAGTGGGAAATCATTGAAGCTGGTTTACAAGTTGTACAAGGTAAATGTGTTGTAAATTCAATCTCTTTAAAAGAAGGTGAAGATAAATTTATAAAAGAAGCTAAACTAATAAAAAAGTATGGAGCTGCTGTAATTGTAATGGCTTTTGATGAAGTTGGACAAGCAGATAATTACGAACGAAGAATTGAAATAGCTAAAAGATCTTATGATATCTTAGTCAATAAAGTTAACTTTCCATCAGAAGATATTATTTTCGATTTAAACATATTTCCTGTGGCAACTGGAATGGATGAGCACAGAAAAAATGCCATCGATTTTATTGAAGCTACAAGATGGGTTCGTCAAAATTTAGAAAATGTTTCTGTAAGTGGAGGTGTAAGTAACGTTTCATTTTCGTTTAGAGGTAACAATGGAGTTCGTGAAGCAATGCACTCTGTTTTCTTGTATTATGCCATTCAAGCTGGTATGAATATGGGAATTGTAAACCCTGCAATGTTAGAGGTTTATGATGATATTCCAAAAGATTTATTAGAACATATAGAAGATGTAATTTTAGATAGAAGAGAAGATGCAACAGAACGTTTATTAGATTTTGCAGAAACTGTAAAAGGGTCTAAAGTTGGTAAAACTGTTGATTTATCTTGGAGAGAAAATCCGTTACAAGACAGAATTACACACGCTTTAGTAAAAGGAATTGATGCTTTTATTATTGAAGATGTTGAAGAAGCAAGGCAAGAAGCAGAAAAACCAATTGAAGTTATAGAAGGTAACTTAATGATTGGTATGAATGTGGTTGGAGATTTATTTGGAGCAGGAAAAATGTTTTTACCTCAGGTTGTAAAATCTGCTAGGGTAATGAAAAAAGCAGTAGGTTACCTTAACCCTTTTATAGAGGAAGCTAAAAAGGAGGCCCCTAAATCCCCAAAGGGGACTTTACATTGGAAAACTACAGATCCATTAAACTATAGTTTACTTCTTGAGTATTCTAAGAAAATGCGAAATCAACCAACAGAAGCAGAAAGTTTACTGTGGGATGTTTTAAGTAATAAAAAACTAGATGGATACAAGTTTAGAAGACAACATATTATAGGTAACTATATTGCTGATTTTATATGTCTAAAAACAAACTTAATAGTTGAGGTTGATGGTTCAATTCATCAATTACCAGAAAATAAAGTTTCAGATAAAGAAAGAACTGAATGGTTAGAAAATGAAGGATATAGAGTATTAAGATTCACTAATCAGCAAGTTTTATCAAATTTAGATTTTGTTTTAGAAAAAATAAAAGCAAACTTAGCAATTCCCCCTTTGGGGGCTAGGGGGCCTTTAGGTAAAATTTTAATGGCAACTGTTAAGGGCGATGTTCATGATATTGGTAAAAATATTGTGTCTGTGGTTTTGGGTTGTAATAACTATGAGATTGTAGATTTAGGTGTTATGGTACCACCTGAAAAAATTATAGAAGCTGCTAAAAAAGAAAATGTAGATGCTATTGGTTTAAGCGGATTAATTACACCTTCTTTAGATGAAATGGTGTATTTGGCCAAAGAAATGGAACGTCAAAATTTCGAGTTGCCATTGTTAATTGGTGGTGCAACAACATCAAAAGCACACACTGCTGTTAAAATTGATACACAATATAAAAATGCGGTTGTTCACGTAAATGATGCATCTAGAGCAGTAACAGTTGTAGGTGATTTATTGAATAAGAAAACAAATAATGAGTACGTTGCCAAATTAAAGAAAGATTATGACGAATTCAGAACCAAGTTTTTAAAACGAGGTAAAGAAAAATCTTATATTTCTATTGATGAAGCTCGCAAACGTAGATATAAAATTGATTGGAAAACATCAGAAATTGTAAAACCTAGAGAATTAGGAATTCAGACTTTAGAGCAACTAAGTTTAAAAGAATTAGTACCTTTTATAGATTGGAGTCCGTTTTTTAGAAGTTGGGATTTACACGGAAAATTCCCAGACATTTTAACGGATAAAGTAGTTGGTGAGCAAGCATCAATAATGTATGAAGAAGCTCAACAAATGATAAAAGAAATCATTGCAAAGCAACTTTTAAAACCAAAAGCAATATTTGGTTTGTTCGAGGCAAATACCATTAATGAGGATGATATTTCTGTTCATAAAAAAGGCGGAGAAGAATTTGTTTTTAGAACTTTACGTCAGCAATTAAAGAAAAGAGAAGGGATACCAAATATTGCGTTATCAGATTTTGTGGCTCCAAAAGAAACTGGAAAAACAGATTATATGGGTGCTTTTTGTGTAGGTATTTTTGGAGCACAAGAATTGGCAGACTCTTACAAAGCTAAAGAAGATGATTATAATGCAATTATGGCGCAAGCTATAGCAGATCGTTTTGCAGAAGCTTTTGCAGAGTATTTACATAAACAAATTAGAATAAAACATTGGGGTTATTCTGCTGATGAAGAATTGACAAATGATGATTTAATTAAAGAAA